Proteins from a single region of Amycolatopsis sp. CA-230715:
- a CDS encoding MDR family NADP-dependent oxidoreductase, which translates to MNASRTGLALKLVSRPSKLPTPANFELTRVPVPDPAPGQLLVRTELMSLDPLMLRLAAGAPGLPMPVYELGEIPYGEAIGRVVESAADGFSPGDLVRHRFGWREFAVAEAASLTRLHETAVTSTHLGFGVVAQIGLDLAKVRPGDTVFVSSAAGAVGGVAGQVARLLGATRVIGSAGSAAKVRHVRETLGFGAAFDYHDGAVADHLREAAPDGIDVYFDNVGGEQLRAAIEVLKPHGRIVLCGSLAGQTGDEDGRVDPFPLLAKRITVTGFTLRDHSDKAGELSARLQRWVRDGAVTITENIVDGLVNAPQALADLANGAYFGKVLVRLAG; encoded by the coding sequence ATGAACGCATCCAGAACCGGCCTCGCGCTCAAGCTCGTCTCGCGGCCGTCGAAACTGCCCACTCCGGCGAACTTCGAGCTCACCCGGGTACCGGTGCCCGATCCCGCACCGGGGCAGCTCCTCGTCCGGACCGAACTGATGTCACTGGATCCCCTGATGCTGCGGCTCGCCGCGGGCGCACCCGGCCTGCCGATGCCGGTCTACGAACTCGGCGAAATCCCTTACGGCGAGGCGATCGGCCGGGTGGTCGAGTCGGCAGCCGACGGGTTCTCACCCGGCGATCTCGTACGGCACCGGTTCGGCTGGCGCGAATTCGCGGTCGCCGAGGCCGCCTCCCTCACGCGGCTCCACGAAACGGCGGTTACGTCCACGCACCTGGGTTTCGGGGTGGTGGCGCAGATCGGACTCGACCTGGCGAAAGTCCGGCCAGGTGACACGGTGTTCGTGTCGAGCGCCGCCGGTGCCGTCGGCGGTGTCGCGGGCCAGGTCGCCCGCCTGCTCGGTGCGACCCGGGTGATCGGCAGCGCGGGATCCGCCGCGAAGGTCCGCCACGTGCGGGAAACGCTGGGATTCGGCGCCGCCTTCGACTACCACGACGGGGCGGTGGCGGACCACCTGCGCGAAGCGGCACCGGACGGGATCGACGTGTACTTCGACAACGTCGGCGGGGAGCAACTGCGAGCGGCGATCGAGGTGCTGAAGCCGCACGGCCGGATCGTGCTCTGCGGTTCGCTCGCCGGGCAGACCGGTGACGAGGATGGCCGCGTCGACCCGTTCCCGCTACTGGCGAAACGGATCACGGTCACCGGCTTCACCCTGCGGGACCACTCGGACAAGGCGGGCGAACTCTCCGCACGCCTCCAGCGCTGGGTGCGCGACGGTGCGGTCACGATCACCGAGAACATCGTCGACGGGCTCGTCAACGCGCCACAGGCACTGGCCGATCTCGCGAACGGCGCCTACTTCGGGAAGGTTCTCGTGCGCCTCGCCGGTTGA
- a CDS encoding lactate 2-monooxygenase has protein sequence MTGAAFGGYQNEIYLQGLAGTTPAFTTDATGLEAAAERVLEPGPFSYVAGAAGAGATARANRAAFDRWKIVPRMLTDATHRDLTTTVLGTPVPAPLVLAPVGVQTIVHPDGELATARAAAALGVPMVLSTASSNTIEDVAAANGDGPRWFQLYWPNDNDVCASILARAKEAGYTALVVTLDTWTLAWRPGDLDQAYLPFLHGDGVAIPFSDPVFRARLEKTPEDDPASAILRWISMVTGTDKAWAQLPFLREHWDGPIVLKGIQHPDDARRAVDAGMDGIVVSNHGGRQVDGAIGSLDALPGVVAAVGGRTEVLFDSGVRTGADLLKALALGADAVLLGRPYVYGLAHDGEEGVRHVLRSLLADFDLTLGLSGHRAVAELGAADLVRI, from the coding sequence GTGACCGGAGCAGCATTCGGTGGCTACCAGAACGAGATCTACCTGCAGGGCCTCGCCGGTACCACACCGGCGTTCACCACGGACGCGACCGGGCTCGAAGCGGCGGCGGAAAGGGTGCTCGAACCGGGCCCGTTCTCCTACGTCGCGGGCGCCGCCGGAGCCGGGGCCACCGCGCGCGCCAACCGCGCCGCGTTCGACCGCTGGAAGATCGTGCCCCGCATGCTCACCGACGCCACGCACCGCGACCTCACCACGACCGTGCTCGGCACGCCGGTACCCGCGCCGCTCGTGCTGGCCCCGGTCGGCGTCCAGACGATCGTGCACCCCGACGGCGAGCTCGCGACCGCCCGCGCCGCGGCCGCGCTCGGCGTGCCGATGGTCCTGTCCACCGCGTCGTCGAACACGATCGAAGACGTCGCGGCCGCGAACGGTGACGGCCCCCGCTGGTTTCAGCTGTACTGGCCGAACGACAACGACGTGTGCGCGAGCATCCTCGCCAGGGCCAAGGAAGCCGGCTACACCGCGCTCGTGGTCACGCTCGACACGTGGACGCTCGCGTGGCGGCCGGGGGATCTCGACCAGGCATACCTGCCGTTCCTGCACGGCGACGGCGTCGCGATCCCGTTCTCCGATCCGGTGTTCCGCGCGCGGCTGGAGAAGACGCCGGAGGACGATCCCGCGTCGGCGATCCTGCGCTGGATCTCCATGGTCACCGGCACCGACAAGGCGTGGGCCCAGCTCCCGTTCCTGCGCGAGCACTGGGACGGGCCGATCGTGCTCAAGGGCATCCAGCACCCCGACGACGCCCGCCGCGCGGTGGACGCCGGGATGGACGGGATCGTGGTGTCCAACCACGGCGGCCGCCAGGTCGACGGCGCGATCGGTTCGCTCGACGCGCTGCCCGGCGTCGTCGCTGCGGTCGGCGGCCGCACGGAGGTCCTGTTCGACTCCGGTGTCCGCACCGGCGCCGACCTGCTCAAGGCACTCGCGCTGGGCGCCGACGCCGTCCTGCTCGGCAGGCCGTACGTGTACGGGCTCGCGCACGACGGTGAGGAGGGCGTGCGGCACGTGCTGCGGAGCCTGCTCGCCGATTTCGACCTCACGCTCGGGCTTTCGGGGCACCGGGCGGTCGCCGAACTCGGTGCCGCCGATCTCGTGCGCATTTGA
- a CDS encoding MarR family winged helix-turn-helix transcriptional regulator: MANATRAWESLFRAQVTLMRRFQRAHRDAEVSLREYDVLYNLSRFPDAGLRINELNEHILLTQPSLSRLVDRMESDGLVERGADEGDRRGTVVRLTARGAEVQRRVGRAHAAAIGKYVGGALTADELRTLERLCDKLRAAQPTIP; encoded by the coding sequence ATGGCGAACGCGACGCGCGCGTGGGAGTCGCTGTTTCGCGCGCAGGTGACGCTGATGCGCCGTTTCCAGCGGGCCCACCGCGACGCCGAGGTGTCGCTGCGCGAGTACGACGTGCTGTACAACCTGTCCCGGTTCCCGGACGCGGGACTGCGGATCAACGAGTTGAACGAGCACATCCTGCTGACGCAGCCGAGCCTGAGCAGGCTCGTCGACCGGATGGAGTCCGACGGCCTCGTCGAACGGGGTGCCGACGAGGGCGACCGCCGCGGCACGGTCGTGCGGCTGACCGCCCGGGGTGCCGAGGTGCAGCGCCGGGTCGGGCGCGCGCACGCCGCGGCGATCGGCAAGTACGTCGGTGGCGCGCTGACCGCGGACGAGCTGCGCACCCTGGAACGCCTGTGCGACAAGCTGCGCGCCGCCCAGCCGACGATCCCGTGA
- the hrpA gene encoding ATP-dependent RNA helicase HrpA yields MSTRSPLDGLRARLPELMPRDRNRLRRRIDGARKARDAESVLAQITRDVEAAEQRVELRRASVPRVEYPEELPVSKRKDDIAAAIREHQVVIVAGETGSGKTTQLPKICLELGRGVLGQIGHTQPRRLAARTVADRIAGELGTEPGATVGYKVRFTDHSGDDTLVKLMTDGILLAEIQTDRMLRRYDTLIIDEAHERSLNIDFILGYLKQLLPRRPELKVIITSATIDPERFSRHFDDAPIVEVSGRTYPVEVRYRPVVDPDDPDPDTDRDQTQAILDAVDELSAEGPGDILVFLSGEREIRDTADALSKRDLRNTEILPLYARLSAADQHRVFQRHTGRRVVLATNVAETSLTVPGIKYVIDPGTARISRYSHRTKVQRLPIEPVSQASANQRKGRCGRTSDGICIRLYTEDDFDARPEFTDPEILRTNLASVILQMTSLGLGDIAAFPFVEPPDRRQVTDGVHLLTELGALDPSITDVHKRLTTVGRKLAQLPVDPRMGRMVLEAAANGCVREVMIIAAALSIQDPRERPAEHQQAAGEKHARFADKTSDFLAYLNLWEYLREQQKALSANQFRKLCRAEFLNYLRVREWQDIFSQLRQLAKQLDITLNTEPADPQHVHTALISGLLSHIGLKDPATGEYLGARGAKFSVFPGSALFKKQPRWVMSAELVETSRLWGRVNARIEPEWVEPLAQHVVKRSYSEPHWERRQGAVMAMEKVTLYGVPLVAGRRVNYGRIDPELSRELFIRHALVEGDWQTNHRFFKENRALLDEVEDLENRARRRDILVDDETLFEFYDQRVGEDAVSSRHFDSWWKKTRRTEPDLLSFEKTMLINATAGDVSEQDYPDTWAQGALRFGLTYQFEPGADADGVTVHIPLPVLNQVRADGFDWQVPGLREELLTALIKSLPKQVRRNFVPAPDHAKLVLARANPDDGAVTDVAARELEDFRGVPIPPEAWQPELVPEHLKVTFRVTDDKGRKLAEGKDLEALKRKLSGEVRATISTAANSIERAGLTSGAFGELPKVFESTQRGHAVKAYPALVDEGETVAVRMLDTPAQQEHAMWLGTRRLLRLAVPSPMKFITRSLGNQAKLVLNRNPHGSVPALLEDCISCAIDKLVADNGGPVWDEAGFGALAEKVRTGLNSTVLSVLSEVERILRAANDAETALADAKGPAESLHDIRAQLDGLVYKGFVTRTGFDRLSNVVRYLRGIERRIDKLRTDPARDIERLREVAWVTEEYQRLLDAVPPGTSPSPALRDVRWMIEELRVSFFAQTLGTAHPVSVKRVLRAMDAA; encoded by the coding sequence ATGTCCACGCGATCCCCCCTCGACGGGCTGCGGGCCCGTCTCCCCGAGCTGATGCCGCGCGACCGGAACCGGTTGCGCCGCCGCATCGACGGCGCGCGCAAGGCCCGTGACGCCGAGTCCGTCCTCGCGCAGATCACCCGCGACGTCGAAGCGGCCGAGCAGCGGGTCGAGCTGCGGCGCGCGAGCGTTCCGCGGGTCGAGTACCCGGAAGAACTGCCCGTCAGCAAGCGCAAGGACGACATCGCGGCCGCGATCCGCGAGCACCAGGTGGTGATCGTCGCGGGGGAGACCGGGTCGGGGAAGACCACGCAGCTGCCAAAGATCTGCCTGGAGCTGGGGCGGGGTGTGCTCGGCCAGATCGGGCACACCCAGCCGCGGCGGCTCGCGGCGCGCACGGTCGCGGACCGGATCGCGGGCGAGCTGGGCACCGAGCCCGGCGCCACCGTGGGCTACAAGGTGCGGTTCACCGATCATTCCGGTGACGACACGCTGGTCAAGCTAATGACCGACGGCATCCTGCTGGCCGAGATCCAGACCGACCGGATGCTGCGCCGCTACGACACCCTGATCATCGACGAGGCGCACGAGCGCAGCCTCAACATCGATTTCATCCTCGGCTACCTCAAGCAGCTGCTGCCGCGCCGCCCCGAGCTGAAGGTGATCATCACCTCGGCGACGATCGACCCGGAGCGGTTTTCGCGGCATTTCGACGACGCGCCGATCGTCGAGGTCTCCGGGCGGACCTACCCGGTCGAGGTGCGGTACCGGCCGGTGGTGGACCCGGACGACCCCGATCCCGACACCGACCGCGACCAGACCCAGGCCATTCTCGACGCCGTGGACGAGCTTTCCGCCGAGGGGCCCGGCGACATACTGGTGTTCCTCTCCGGTGAGCGCGAGATCCGCGACACCGCGGACGCACTGTCCAAACGGGACCTCCGCAACACCGAGATCCTCCCGCTGTACGCGCGGCTTTCGGCGGCCGACCAGCATCGGGTGTTTCAGCGGCACACCGGGCGCCGCGTCGTGCTGGCCACGAACGTCGCGGAGACCTCGCTCACGGTGCCCGGGATCAAGTACGTGATCGACCCCGGCACGGCGAGGATCTCCCGCTACAGCCACCGGACGAAGGTCCAGCGGCTGCCGATCGAACCGGTCTCGCAGGCGTCGGCCAACCAGCGGAAGGGCCGCTGCGGCCGTACTTCGGACGGTATCTGCATCCGGCTGTACACAGAGGACGATTTCGACGCGCGCCCCGAGTTCACCGATCCCGAGATCCTGCGCACCAACCTCGCGTCGGTGATCCTGCAGATGACCTCGCTCGGGCTCGGGGACATCGCGGCCTTCCCGTTCGTCGAACCGCCGGATCGCCGCCAGGTCACCGACGGCGTGCACCTGCTCACCGAACTGGGCGCGCTCGACCCTTCGATAACCGATGTCCACAAGCGACTGACGACGGTCGGCCGCAAGCTCGCACAGCTTCCCGTCGACCCGAGGATGGGCCGCATGGTGCTGGAGGCCGCGGCGAACGGGTGCGTGCGCGAGGTGATGATCATCGCCGCCGCGCTGTCCATCCAGGACCCGCGCGAGCGGCCAGCCGAGCACCAGCAGGCGGCGGGGGAGAAGCACGCGCGCTTCGCGGACAAGACCTCGGACTTCCTCGCCTACCTCAACCTGTGGGAGTACCTGCGCGAGCAGCAGAAGGCGTTGTCCGCCAACCAGTTCCGCAAGCTGTGCCGCGCGGAGTTCCTGAACTACCTGCGGGTGCGCGAATGGCAGGACATCTTCAGCCAGCTCCGCCAGCTCGCCAAGCAGCTCGACATCACGCTCAACACCGAACCGGCCGATCCGCAGCACGTCCACACGGCACTCATCTCCGGCCTGCTCTCGCACATCGGGCTCAAGGACCCCGCCACCGGTGAGTACCTCGGCGCGCGCGGCGCGAAGTTCTCGGTGTTCCCCGGTTCGGCGCTGTTCAAGAAGCAGCCGCGCTGGGTGATGTCCGCCGAACTGGTGGAAACCTCGCGACTGTGGGGACGCGTCAACGCGCGCATCGAGCCGGAATGGGTCGAGCCGCTCGCGCAGCACGTCGTCAAGCGCAGCTACTCCGAACCGCACTGGGAACGCCGCCAGGGCGCGGTGATGGCGATGGAGAAGGTGACCCTCTACGGCGTGCCGCTCGTCGCGGGCCGCCGGGTCAACTACGGCCGCATCGACCCCGAGCTGTCGCGGGAGCTGTTCATCCGGCACGCCCTCGTGGAGGGCGACTGGCAGACGAACCACCGGTTCTTCAAGGAGAACCGCGCGCTGCTCGACGAGGTCGAGGATCTCGAAAACCGCGCGCGCCGCCGCGACATCCTGGTCGACGACGAGACGCTGTTCGAGTTCTACGACCAGCGCGTCGGCGAGGACGCGGTGTCGTCCCGGCACTTCGACAGCTGGTGGAAGAAGACCCGGCGCACCGAACCGGACCTGCTGAGCTTCGAGAAGACGATGCTCATCAACGCCACCGCGGGAGACGTCAGCGAGCAGGACTACCCCGACACCTGGGCGCAGGGCGCGCTGCGGTTCGGACTGACCTACCAGTTCGAACCCGGTGCCGACGCGGACGGCGTCACCGTGCACATCCCGCTGCCGGTGCTCAACCAGGTGCGCGCGGACGGGTTCGACTGGCAGGTGCCCGGCTTGCGCGAGGAACTCCTCACCGCGCTCATCAAGTCGTTGCCGAAACAGGTGCGGCGCAACTTCGTCCCGGCACCGGACCACGCGAAACTGGTGCTGGCGCGGGCGAATCCCGACGACGGCGCGGTGACCGACGTCGCGGCGCGCGAGCTGGAGGACTTCCGCGGCGTGCCGATCCCGCCCGAGGCGTGGCAGCCGGAGCTGGTGCCGGAGCATCTCAAGGTGACGTTCCGGGTCACCGACGACAAGGGCCGCAAACTCGCCGAGGGCAAGGATCTCGAAGCGCTCAAGCGGAAGCTGAGCGGTGAGGTCCGCGCGACCATTTCGACCGCGGCGAACAGCATCGAGCGGGCCGGGTTGACCTCGGGCGCGTTCGGCGAGCTGCCGAAGGTGTTCGAGAGCACCCAGCGCGGGCACGCGGTGAAGGCGTACCCGGCGCTGGTCGACGAGGGCGAGACGGTCGCCGTCCGCATGCTCGACACCCCGGCGCAGCAGGAGCACGCGATGTGGCTCGGCACGCGCAGGCTGCTGCGCCTCGCGGTGCCGTCGCCGATGAAGTTCATCACGCGCAGCCTCGGCAACCAGGCGAAGCTCGTGCTGAACCGCAACCCGCACGGCAGCGTGCCCGCACTGCTCGAAGACTGCATCTCGTGCGCGATCGACAAGCTCGTCGCCGACAACGGCGGCCCGGTGTGGGACGAGGCGGGCTTCGGCGCGCTGGCCGAGAAGGTCCGCACCGGACTGAACTCCACCGTCCTTTCCGTACTGTCCGAAGTGGAGCGGATCCTGCGCGCGGCGAACGACGCCGAGACCGCGCTCGCGGACGCGAAAGGCCCTGCGGAGTCCTTGCACGACATTCGCGCTCAGTTGGACGGCTTGGTGTACAAGGGTTTCGTGACGCGGACGGGTTTCGACCGCTTGTCCAATGTGGTCAGGTACCTGCGCGGGATCGAACGGCGGATCGACAAGCTCCGCACCGATCCGGCAAGGGACATCGAGCGGCTGCGCGAGGTCGCCTGGGTGACCGAGGAGTACCAGCGGCTGCTGGACGCGGTGCCACCGGGAACCTCGCCGTCGCCCGCGCTGCGCGACGTGCGGTGGATGATCGAGGAACTGCGGGTGAGCTTCTTCGCCCAGACGCTCGGCACGGCGCACCCGGTGTCGGTCAAACGCGTGCTGCGGGCGATGGACGCGGCCTAG
- a CDS encoding MerR family transcriptional regulator, whose protein sequence is MLIGELAKRTGTTTRTLRFYGEQGLLDAGRTAAGYRVYEPAAERRVRNIRELLAAGFTVENVRAFLPVLDRDLPAVFSYTSQCASKFAIAEERIGELRERIATLTRLHDRLVDMVPWLGEPVQDKALT, encoded by the coding sequence ATGCTGATCGGCGAACTCGCGAAGCGGACCGGGACGACCACGCGGACGCTGCGATTCTACGGCGAACAAGGCCTGCTCGACGCGGGGCGGACCGCGGCGGGCTACCGCGTCTACGAACCGGCCGCCGAGCGGCGGGTGCGCAACATCCGCGAACTGCTCGCGGCGGGGTTCACCGTCGAGAACGTGCGGGCCTTCCTGCCGGTTCTCGACCGCGATCTGCCCGCGGTGTTCTCCTACACTTCGCAGTGCGCGAGCAAGTTCGCGATCGCGGAGGAGCGCATCGGCGAGCTTCGCGAGCGAATCGCCACCCTCACCCGGCTCCATGATCGACTTGTCGACATGGTGCCTTGGCTCGGCGAACCGGTTCAGGACAAGGCTTTGACGTAA
- a CDS encoding GNAT family N-acetyltransferase, with translation MTIDTRFRPAHPDDAERIAEIWRVGWADGHLGHVPEKLVAVRTEESFAARARHRVEDATVLIVDGAVAGFVMVVDDEVEQVYLAREHRGSGVASALIAEAERLVSEGGYEQAWLGVVAGNARARGFYERNGWRDEGLFDYAAADVDGPIPLRCHRYVKALS, from the coding sequence GTGACGATCGATACGAGGTTCCGCCCGGCACATCCCGACGACGCGGAGCGGATCGCCGAGATCTGGCGGGTCGGCTGGGCGGACGGCCATCTCGGGCACGTCCCCGAGAAGCTGGTGGCCGTCCGCACCGAGGAGTCCTTCGCCGCGCGTGCCCGGCACCGGGTCGAGGACGCCACCGTGCTGATCGTGGACGGCGCGGTCGCCGGGTTCGTGATGGTGGTCGACGACGAGGTCGAGCAGGTCTACCTCGCCCGCGAGCACCGGGGATCGGGGGTGGCTTCGGCGCTCATCGCCGAAGCTGAACGGTTGGTCTCCGAAGGCGGGTACGAGCAGGCGTGGCTCGGGGTCGTCGCGGGAAACGCCAGGGCACGGGGGTTCTACGAACGCAACGGCTGGCGCGACGAGGGCCTGTTCGACTACGCGGCCGCCGATGTGGACGGCCCGATCCCGCTGCGGTGCCACCGTTACGTCAAAGCCTTGTCCTGA